A genomic region of Anas platyrhynchos isolate ZD024472 breed Pekin duck chromosome 9, IASCAAS_PekinDuck_T2T, whole genome shotgun sequence contains the following coding sequences:
- the AGTR1 gene encoding type-1 angiotensin II receptor produces MVPNYPTEETVKRIHVDCPISGRHSYIYIMVPTVYSIIFIIGIFGNSLVVIVIYCYMKLKTVASIFLLNLALADLCFLITLPLWAAYTAMEYQWPFGNCLCKLASAGISFNLYASVFLLTCLSIDRYLAIVHPVKSRIRRTMFVARITCIAIWLLAGVASLPVIIHRNIFFAENLNMTVCGFRYDNNNTTLRVGLGLSKNLLGFLIPFLIILTSYTLIWKTLKKAYQIQRNKTRNDDIFKMIVAIVFFFFFSWIPHQVFTFLDVLIQLHVITDCKITDIVDTAMPFTICIAYFNNCLNPFFYVFFGKNFKKYFLQLIKYIPPNVSTHPSLTTKMSSLSYRPPENIHLPTKKAAGSLETK; encoded by the coding sequence ATGGTCCCAAACTATCCTACCGAAGAAACCGTTAAAAGAATCCATGTCGACTGTCCCATTTCAGGAAGGCACAGTTACATCTACATTATGGTTCCAACTGTTTACAGTATCATCTTCATCATAGGCATATTTGGGAACAGCCTAGTTGTTATTGTCATTTACTGCTACATGAAACTGAAAACAGTGGCCAGCATCTTTCTGCTAAACTTGGCACTTGCTGACTTGTGTTTTTTAATAACTCTGCCACTCTGGGCAGCCTACACGGCCATGGAGTACCAGTGGCCATTTGGCAATTGTTTATGCAAGCTAGCATCTGCAGGAATAAGTTTCAACTTGTACGCCAGCGTGTTCCTACTCACATGCCTTAGTATTGACCGCTACCTGGCCATAGTACATCCAGTGAAGTCACGAATCCGGCGTACCATGTTTGTTGCCAGAATAACTTGCATCGCCATCTGGCTTCTTGCTGGTGTGGCCAGTTTGCCCGTCATCATTCACCGTAATATATTCTTTGCCGAGAACTTGAATATGACAGTCTGTGGTTTTCGGTATGACAACAATAATACAACACTTCGGGTTGGGCTAGGCTTATCCAAAAATTTGCTGggatttttaattccttttctaATCATATTAACAAGCTACACCTTAATTTGGAAAACCCTAAAGAAGGCATATCAGATTCAAAGAAATAAGACCAGAAATGATGATATCTTTAAGATGATTGTGGCgatagtatttttctttttcttttcctggattCCTCATCAAGTATTCACTTTTCTTGATGTATTAATTCAATTACATGTAATAACAGACTGCAAAATCACTGATATTGTGGATACAGCTATGCCCTTCACTATTTGCATTGCTTACTTTAACAACTGTTTGAAtccttttttttatgttttctttggaaaaaattttaaaaaatactttcttcagCTAATAAAATACATTCCACCAAATGTCAGCACACATCCCAGTCTAACAACGAAGATGAGCTCCCTTTCCTACAGACCACCAGAAAATATCCACTTGCCCACTAAAAAGGCTGCTGGGTCTCTCGAAACCAAGTGA